The following coding sequences are from one Polycladomyces zharkentensis window:
- a CDS encoding sporulation protein — MLFEKTLASLGVGAAKIDTRLAKSQVQAGEVLKGEVFIQGGQVEQRVDDIYLYLIVHYIKNNKLTQHVLRKYQLCERFYLQPGEYKIIPFEIRIPFEAPMTTGRFPAYLKTGLDIKKAIDPTDQDKIEVFPHPTVERVLGEIEKADFILYRIDNEYEKDMKPHPFLQVFQFRPTGRYHGFLDELNLIFDVTNHDVRMDVEIVRGTRVLTSCFHWLLSDPNGTLVMDNGIEQQRVSNPVEIIQSLLNKK; from the coding sequence ATGCTGTTTGAGAAAACGCTGGCCAGCCTCGGTGTGGGTGCGGCCAAGATCGACACCCGACTGGCAAAGTCACAGGTTCAGGCAGGAGAAGTGTTGAAAGGGGAAGTATTCATCCAAGGAGGACAAGTGGAGCAGAGGGTGGATGACATTTATCTCTACCTGATTGTCCACTACATCAAAAACAACAAGCTGACGCAACATGTGTTGCGGAAATATCAGCTGTGCGAACGGTTTTACCTCCAACCCGGAGAGTACAAAATCATTCCCTTTGAAATTCGGATCCCGTTTGAGGCGCCCATGACAACGGGACGTTTCCCCGCCTATCTGAAGACCGGTCTGGATATCAAAAAAGCGATTGACCCGACCGATCAGGACAAAATCGAAGTGTTCCCCCATCCCACGGTGGAACGCGTGCTGGGGGAAATCGAAAAGGCGGATTTCATTTTGTACCGGATCGACAACGAATATGAAAAAGACATGAAACCCCATCCCTTCCTGCAAGTGTTTCAGTTCCGTCCCACCGGGCGGTACCATGGCTTTCTCGATGAGCTGAACCTGATCTTCGACGTGACCAACCATGATGTGCGGATGGATGTGGAAATCGTGCGGGGGACGCGTGTGCTCACATCCTGTTTCCACTGGTTGTTATCCGATCCCAACGGAACGCTTGTCATGGACAACGGGATTGAACAGCAACGCGTTTCCAACCCCGTGGAAATCATTCAGTCATTGCTCAATAAAAAATAA
- a CDS encoding sporulation protein, with protein MSVFGKALASLGVGSAKVDTRLSKSQFRQGDLVKGEVFVQGGQVTQHIDEIYLYLIIQYVKDGKQQEYVMEKFRLAEPFDIGLGETKVIPFEFQLPFDTPVTTGGCPVYLKTGLDIKMAKDPKDVDGIEVLPHPLVEKTLQAIEKIGFQLVRVDFDFEKYYSRHPFIQEFDFEPIGPFQGFLDQLKAVFYVGDGEIDLIMEVDRKAVDLMSSLEEALELDARTIRLTVTEEMVKKGKLENELNRLIKEQI; from the coding sequence TTGTCCGTTTTTGGAAAGGCGTTGGCCAGCCTGGGTGTCGGATCGGCCAAGGTGGATACGCGGTTGTCCAAATCCCAGTTTCGTCAGGGCGATCTGGTGAAAGGAGAAGTGTTTGTCCAAGGGGGACAGGTCACACAGCACATCGATGAAATTTATCTGTATCTGATCATTCAGTACGTAAAAGACGGGAAACAACAAGAATATGTGATGGAAAAGTTCCGTCTCGCAGAGCCGTTTGATATCGGGTTGGGCGAAACGAAAGTGATTCCGTTTGAATTTCAGTTACCGTTTGACACACCCGTAACGACGGGTGGGTGCCCCGTGTATCTCAAAACGGGGTTGGATATCAAAATGGCCAAGGATCCCAAGGATGTAGACGGGATTGAGGTGCTGCCGCATCCGTTGGTGGAAAAAACTTTGCAGGCCATCGAAAAGATCGGTTTTCAACTGGTTCGTGTCGACTTTGATTTTGAAAAATACTATTCCCGGCACCCTTTCATCCAAGAATTTGATTTCGAACCGATCGGACCGTTTCAAGGATTTTTGGACCAATTGAAAGCGGTGTTTTACGTTGGAGATGGTGAGATCGATCTCATCATGGAAGTGGACCGCAAAGCAGTCGACCTGATGAGCTCCCTGGAAGAGGCACTGGAATTGGATGCCCGTACGATTCGGTTGACAGTGACCGAAGAGATGGTGAAAAAAGGGAAACTGGAAAATGAGTTGAATCGTTTGATCAAGGAACAGATTTGA
- a CDS encoding SDR family oxidoreductase: protein MRLKNKVAIVTGASRGIGEAIAVALAREGVDLVLVGRKEADLERVAARVRDQGRTCRISVADVSREEDVRRTVELAREAFGKIDILINNAGIGLFKTVQETSLEEWNRILQVNLTGAFLFTRAVLEDMIERGQGQIINISSDIGKRTIPRAAAYCASKFGLEAFSEVLAKEVRKSGVRVGVIRPGMTDTYFNDTKQGAPEKEGWLQAEDIAEAVVYMASAPRHALVDEITVHPVIQEY, encoded by the coding sequence ATGCGACTGAAGAACAAGGTGGCCATCGTGACGGGAGCCAGCCGGGGGATCGGGGAAGCAATCGCTGTTGCCTTGGCGCGTGAAGGTGTGGATTTGGTGTTGGTCGGTCGGAAGGAAGCCGATTTGGAGCGCGTCGCCGCACGCGTTCGCGATCAGGGGCGGACGTGCCGAATCAGTGTGGCGGACGTATCACGGGAGGAAGATGTGCGCCGCACGGTGGAACTGGCGCGCGAGGCGTTCGGCAAAATCGATATCCTGATCAACAACGCCGGCATCGGACTGTTCAAAACAGTGCAGGAAACGTCTTTGGAAGAATGGAACCGCATTTTGCAGGTCAATTTGACGGGGGCGTTTCTGTTTACGCGTGCCGTGTTGGAAGACATGATCGAACGCGGACAGGGCCAGATCATCAATATTTCTTCCGATATCGGCAAACGGACCATACCGCGGGCGGCCGCTTATTGTGCCAGCAAATTCGGTCTGGAGGCGTTCAGTGAAGTACTTGCAAAGGAAGTGCGCAAGTCCGGTGTGCGGGTGGGTGTGATCCGGCCCGGTATGACCGACACCTATTTCAACGATACGAAACAGGGAGCCCCTGAGAAAGAAGGTTGGCTGCAAGCGGAAGATATCGCGGAAGCGGTTGTGTATATGGCGTCGGCTCCCCGGCACGCGTTGGTGGACGAAATCACGGTTCATCCTGTCATTCAGGAATATTGA
- a CDS encoding ABC transporter ATP-binding protein has protein sequence MYSIDAKGLTKEFRVYQSRPGLLGAFRDLLNRNYRVIRAVDGIDLRIEQGEVVGYIGENGAGKSTTIKMLTGILQPTAGELRVNGFDPHRQREAFVRTIGVVFGQRSQLWWDIAVQESFRLLQKVYRIPDDEYRKHMDHIIDVLQIGPLLDQPVRKLSLGQRMRCELAAALVHKPSLLFLDEPTIGLDVLVKENIRQFLREINQRYGTTVLLTTHDISDIEALCSRVVMLDEGKIIYDGPLSQLRAQWGGNRKIQVELDREAALEKLDQLTEGLSVRWESRGAARYTAHLENGVEVSRVLARLVTEVGIKEVQIEEASTEEIVRRIYQEGNARA, from the coding sequence ATGTACAGCATCGATGCGAAAGGACTTACCAAGGAGTTTCGAGTATATCAGAGCCGTCCCGGACTGCTTGGTGCTTTCCGGGATTTGTTGAACCGAAACTACCGCGTGATCCGGGCGGTGGACGGGATCGACCTGCGGATCGAACAAGGGGAAGTGGTGGGATACATCGGTGAAAATGGTGCCGGGAAATCGACGACCATCAAAATGCTGACCGGCATTTTGCAACCGACAGCGGGAGAACTGCGGGTCAACGGCTTCGATCCCCATCGCCAGCGGGAAGCGTTTGTGCGTACGATCGGCGTGGTGTTCGGTCAACGGAGTCAATTGTGGTGGGATATCGCAGTGCAGGAATCGTTTCGCCTCCTGCAAAAGGTGTACCGCATTCCCGACGATGAGTACCGCAAGCACATGGATCACATCATCGATGTGTTGCAGATCGGACCACTGTTGGACCAACCCGTTCGCAAACTGAGCCTGGGTCAGCGCATGCGGTGCGAATTGGCCGCGGCTTTGGTTCACAAGCCATCACTCCTGTTTCTGGATGAACCCACAATCGGGCTGGATGTGTTGGTCAAGGAAAACATCCGCCAATTCTTGCGGGAGATCAACCAACGATACGGCACGACCGTTTTGTTGACCACTCATGACATTTCCGATATTGAAGCGTTGTGTTCACGGGTGGTCATGTTGGATGAAGGGAAGATCATTTATGACGGTCCGCTCTCGCAATTGCGGGCGCAGTGGGGCGGTAACCGGAAAATACAAGTGGAATTGGACCGTGAGGCGGCTTTGGAGAAACTGGATCAGCTCACGGAAGGACTTTCCGTGCGATGGGAGTCTCGGGGAGCCGCGCGATACACAGCTCATCTGGAGAACGGGGTGGAAGTGTCGCGCGTGTTGGCCCGGTTGGTAACGGAAGTGGGGATTAAGGAAGTTCAAATCGAAGAAGCTTCCACGGAAGAGATCGTACGGCGGATCTACCAGGAGGGGAATGCCCGTGCTTAG
- a CDS encoding ABC transporter permease, with product MLSAYLEMIRIRFLMMLAYRVNYYSGIVIYSLNIGVNYFIWMAIYGSNNSLQGMTASQMATYVAVAWMSRAAYFNNLDREIAQEIRDGTVAIQLIRPYHYLMVKFFQAWGEGLFRLFLFSIPGMLIVSLVFPIHLPGFDPVWLLFAVSLFLGFVINTQINMITGLAAFFILNNEGLVRAKRVLVDLFSGLILPIRFYPGWAQAFLSYLPFQAISYLPSMILIKGVGGSALIHAFTVQIIWCVLLCLPIFLLWRRARRTLTVQGG from the coding sequence GTGCTTAGTGCCTATCTGGAGATGATCCGCATCCGTTTCCTGATGATGTTGGCGTATCGTGTCAATTATTACAGCGGCATCGTCATCTACAGTTTGAACATCGGTGTCAACTATTTCATCTGGATGGCGATTTACGGTTCAAACAACTCCCTGCAGGGTATGACGGCTTCCCAGATGGCCACTTACGTAGCCGTCGCGTGGATGTCCCGTGCGGCCTACTTCAACAATCTGGACCGCGAAATCGCTCAGGAGATCCGGGATGGCACGGTGGCGATCCAGTTGATTCGCCCCTATCACTATCTGATGGTCAAGTTTTTTCAAGCATGGGGCGAGGGATTGTTTCGCCTCTTTCTGTTCAGCATTCCGGGGATGTTGATCGTCTCCCTGGTCTTTCCGATTCATTTGCCCGGCTTTGATCCCGTCTGGCTGCTCTTTGCCGTCAGTTTGTTTCTGGGATTCGTGATTAACACGCAGATCAACATGATCACCGGATTGGCTGCCTTTTTCATTTTGAATAACGAAGGACTGGTCCGGGCAAAACGTGTGTTGGTCGATCTGTTTTCCGGTTTGATTTTGCCGATTCGCTTTTATCCCGGTTGGGCGCAGGCATTTCTGTCGTATCTGCCGTTCCAGGCGATCAGCTATCTTCCCAGCATGATCTTGATCAAAGGGGTCGGCGGTTCGGCGTTGATCCATGCATTTACGGTACAAATCATCTGGTGCGTGTTGTTGTGCCTGCCCATCTTCCTGTTATGGCGCCGGGCGCGTCGCACTTTGACGGTGCAGGGGGGATGA
- a CDS encoding ABC transporter permease yields the protein MFYVRIFLQYLEQYLKTRLVYRWDFLAQFLTDLSFQAVNLVFILVIFSHTTSIKGWTREEVIFIYGYFLVPFAVFTAFFNLWEFNERYIIKGEMDRVLTRPVHSLVQVMLETMAPESLAGALVGLLIMGWAAARMDLQWTVWDIPLFVIFVIGGVLIYGGIYIALTSISFFSDSKTDIQPIMYNIGNYGRYPVNLYHRIIQFVLTWVLPFAFVGFYPASYLLDRDHWMWLAFLTPVVGVVYFAFGVFCWNWGVRHYRGAGN from the coding sequence GTGTTCTACGTTCGGATCTTCTTGCAGTATCTGGAACAATATCTGAAAACGCGGTTGGTTTACCGATGGGATTTTCTCGCCCAGTTTTTAACCGACCTTTCGTTTCAGGCGGTCAATCTCGTGTTTATCCTGGTCATCTTTTCCCACACGACTTCGATCAAAGGATGGACGCGGGAAGAAGTGATTTTTATCTATGGTTACTTTCTTGTGCCGTTCGCGGTGTTTACGGCGTTTTTCAACCTGTGGGAATTCAACGAACGGTATATCATCAAGGGGGAGATGGACCGGGTATTGACCCGGCCCGTACACAGCCTGGTACAGGTGATGTTGGAGACAATGGCCCCGGAATCGCTGGCCGGGGCGCTGGTCGGACTCCTCATCATGGGCTGGGCGGCGGCCCGGATGGATCTTCAGTGGACAGTTTGGGACATTCCGCTGTTCGTGATCTTCGTGATCGGCGGTGTGCTGATATACGGCGGGATTTACATTGCACTGACCAGCATCAGTTTCTTTTCCGATTCCAAAACGGACATTCAGCCAATCATGTACAACATCGGCAACTACGGCCGGTATCCGGTCAATTTGTATCATCGGATCATCCAGTTCGTCCTGACGTGGGTGTTGCCGTTCGCATTCGTGGGATTTTACCCGGCCAGTTATCTGTTGGATCGGGACCATTGGATGTGGCTGGCCTTTCTGACACCGGTTGTGGGTGTCGTTTACTTCGCTTTCGGTGTTTTTTGCTGGAATTGGGGGGTTCGTCACTACCGGGGAGCCGGGAACTAA
- the crcB gene encoding fluoride efflux transporter CrcB — translation MTLWIAVGGFLGAIARYRLGLWIGNRIGSPFPWPTWVINVSGAFALGVWLSTTHATVYETAWHHVTHPFTTGFLGAYTTFSTFSVETVQLLKQKAGGTAGLYVVSSVLLSLLALWIGFEWGR, via the coding sequence ATGACTCTGTGGATCGCCGTCGGTGGTTTTCTGGGAGCGATTGCCCGTTACCGGTTGGGATTGTGGATCGGCAACCGGATTGGTTCCCCTTTTCCGTGGCCAACTTGGGTGATCAATGTTTCAGGTGCCTTCGCACTGGGGGTTTGGCTTTCCACCACCCACGCCACAGTATATGAAACCGCCTGGCATCATGTCACTCATCCGTTTACGACAGGCTTTTTGGGGGCCTACACCACGTTTTCCACCTTCAGTGTGGAGACCGTTCAATTGCTGAAACAAAAGGCTGGGGGCACCGCCGGACTGTACGTCGTATCCAGTGTGCTCCTCAGCCTGTTGGCCTTGTGGATCGGTTTCGAATGGGGGCGTTAG
- the crcB gene encoding fluoride efflux transporter CrcB, whose protein sequence is MRTLAVGIGGALGALFRWMLGNLSTPLFPWGTLVANLMGCWILGWLTGATRHRSWLPEAWRLGIGTGFVGALTTFSTWDGEMMYLWISERRWTAALYLTLTLVGGILLAWRGCSQGERWAEKKRGNASPQGGSAQ, encoded by the coding sequence ATGCGAACCCTTGCTGTCGGGATCGGGGGTGCACTGGGTGCCCTTTTTCGATGGATGCTTGGAAATTTGTCCACCCCCCTGTTTCCCTGGGGAACATTGGTGGCCAATTTGATGGGTTGTTGGATACTCGGATGGCTGACCGGAGCCACCCGGCATCGATCATGGTTGCCCGAGGCATGGCGGTTGGGAATCGGCACCGGCTTTGTCGGCGCATTAACCACGTTTTCAACCTGGGACGGGGAAATGATGTATTTGTGGATCAGCGAACGCCGATGGACGGCCGCCCTGTATCTGACACTGACGCTCGTCGGCGGCATACTGCTGGCATGGCGGGGGTGTTCGCAAGGAGAGCGGTGGGCTGAGAAAAAACGGGGGAACGCTTCGCCGCAAGGAGGTTCTGCCCAATGA
- the gerPC gene encoding spore germination protein GerPC codes for MYAYLWDRINQLQQEIEKLKEENEQIRKQLASIQPVTIERMEYKIQELRVETLSGTLNVGLSAQGDEQTLSKIMDQMQDNDNGDAVNIGDLEGSSSPKGDSIPVQTESSSPSAPSERSS; via the coding sequence TTGTACGCCTATCTGTGGGACCGAATCAACCAGTTGCAACAGGAGATTGAAAAGCTGAAAGAAGAAAACGAACAGATCAGGAAGCAACTCGCCTCCATCCAGCCGGTTACCATTGAGCGAATGGAATACAAGATTCAGGAGTTGCGCGTCGAAACGCTGAGCGGTACGCTCAATGTGGGGTTAAGTGCCCAAGGTGATGAGCAGACGTTATCCAAAATCATGGATCAGATGCAAGACAACGACAACGGGGATGCCGTCAACATAGGGGATTTGGAGGGATCCTCTTCGCCCAAAGGGGATTCGATTCCGGTTCAGACGGAAAGCTCTTCACCGTCTGCTCCGTCGGAACGGTCCTCCTGA
- a CDS encoding Hsp20/alpha crystallin family protein: protein MDDQQQHFQKWSQLARKFLGDDFWSDVMSAYPATSSPSSSGGPKADVYHTQNEVIVLVDLPGIEDIHLLDLRIQDDTLYIKGNIPARYANYDATLSERLSGDFERSIPLGATVTRQHSSARYRKGLLEVRLHKMHAPRAQHRIRVQDS from the coding sequence ATGGATGATCAACAACAACACTTCCAAAAATGGAGTCAATTGGCACGGAAGTTTTTGGGGGATGATTTTTGGTCAGATGTGATGAGTGCATATCCGGCCACTTCTTCTCCTTCTTCTTCGGGCGGTCCCAAGGCCGATGTCTATCACACGCAAAATGAAGTGATCGTATTGGTGGACTTGCCGGGAATCGAAGATATTCATCTGCTGGATTTGCGGATTCAAGATGATACATTGTATATCAAGGGAAACATCCCCGCCCGTTATGCCAACTACGACGCTACTTTGAGTGAACGGCTTTCCGGAGATTTTGAGCGGTCCATCCCACTGGGGGCGACCGTGACCCGTCAACACAGCTCCGCCCGTTACCGCAAGGGATTATTGGAAGTGAGGCTGCACAAAATGCATGCGCCACGCGCCCAACATCGCATTCGCGTTCAAGACTCTTGA
- a CDS encoding spore germination protein, with amino-acid sequence MATVNNIFNLKIQSVSSAGSVNFGNTINIGAESNTKSLGGSSPIGDFAKNIDFEQNQAIDPDAIDQP; translated from the coding sequence ATGGCGACCGTCAACAATATATTCAATCTTAAGATTCAAAGCGTATCCAGCGCAGGGTCTGTCAATTTTGGGAACACCATCAACATTGGCGCTGAAAGTAACACCAAATCATTGGGTGGTTCATCACCCATCGGCGATTTTGCGAAAAATATCGATTTTGAACAGAATCAGGCAATCGATCCGGATGCCATCGACCAACCGTAA
- a CDS encoding response regulator transcription factor, whose translation MAEKRVLIIEDEPQLARFLELEFTHEGYQVIVAYEGRAGLDLALSQDFRVIILDIMLPDLSGLEVCRRIRAERNTPIIMLTARDAVPDRVSGLEAGADDYMTKPFAIEELLARVRAIQRRMAPEQSQMVEVGCCRLFPEQRRVVCADKELKLTAREFDLLACLMQNRNRVMTREMILDRVWGYDYEGDTNIVDVYVRYVRSKLEEIGVKDYIETVRGVGYVIREDGHAH comes from the coding sequence ATGGCGGAAAAACGGGTACTGATCATTGAAGACGAACCGCAACTGGCCCGTTTTTTGGAGTTGGAGTTTACGCACGAAGGATATCAGGTGATTGTCGCATATGAAGGACGAGCCGGTTTGGATTTGGCTTTATCCCAGGATTTTCGGGTGATTATTCTGGACATTATGTTGCCTGATCTCAGTGGATTGGAAGTTTGCCGTCGGATTCGGGCGGAACGGAATACACCCATCATCATGTTGACGGCAAGAGATGCTGTACCGGATCGGGTCAGCGGGCTGGAAGCAGGAGCAGACGACTATATGACAAAACCGTTTGCCATCGAAGAGCTGCTGGCGCGGGTTCGTGCCATACAACGCAGGATGGCGCCGGAGCAGTCCCAGATGGTGGAAGTGGGATGCTGTCGGTTGTTTCCCGAACAACGGCGAGTCGTCTGTGCGGACAAGGAACTGAAACTGACAGCGCGTGAATTTGATTTGCTGGCTTGTCTGATGCAAAATCGCAACCGGGTGATGACGCGGGAAATGATACTCGATCGTGTATGGGGTTATGATTATGAAGGGGATACCAACATCGTCGACGTGTACGTGCGCTATGTTCGCAGCAAATTGGAGGAAATCGGTGTGAAAGACTACATCGAAACCGTGCGCGGTGTGGGCTATGTAATCAGGGAGGATGGACATGCCCATTAA
- a CDS encoding sensor histidine kinase: protein MPIKWRLVVLSAVGLLCILLLFHIFVYQLFQTMMIQTEQSVLDNKLATLVNVYETRRIDPAFLRGWLQLYVEEGQAIRIVENGKVEAVVNKGISPALYLSHPLPHHKVREVRNWYGKQVSILAMPLHGSAEGRVELYTDFTSLRRYLDTMLTALFIGSSALLVLVIVGGYIMSTIALRPVSRITKTVRELDPSRMESRLQVPDTYDEIAELSRTFNELLDRIYQLIQKQKRFVADASHELRTPVSVIRGYTNMLKRWGKRNEEVTEEALTAIDQETARMEQMTDRLLRLARLEGDVAGTERELLDLTALVAERVKRWRRSLRNHHIGWDETTPPVWVRAVRAEWEELIDILLDNAGKYSEPGSEITVRLEAGERNVRLIVRDTGEGIPKEELPRVFERFYRAKRTRSRHRNGSGLGLSIARQIVEAHEGTIRIDSQEGEGTEVSVSIPISQ from the coding sequence ATGCCCATTAAATGGCGTTTGGTGGTGTTGTCGGCGGTTGGTTTGTTGTGCATTTTGTTGTTGTTTCACATTTTCGTCTACCAGTTGTTTCAAACCATGATGATACAGACGGAGCAAAGCGTGCTGGATAACAAACTGGCCACCCTGGTGAACGTATATGAGACCCGCCGCATCGATCCTGCTTTTTTGCGCGGTTGGTTGCAATTGTATGTGGAGGAAGGACAAGCAATCCGTATTGTGGAAAACGGAAAAGTGGAAGCTGTTGTAAACAAGGGAATCTCCCCGGCATTGTATCTGTCTCACCCGCTGCCGCATCATAAAGTGCGGGAAGTTCGCAATTGGTACGGCAAGCAGGTTTCCATTCTGGCCATGCCGCTCCACGGGTCAGCGGAAGGCAGGGTGGAGCTGTATACGGATTTCACGTCGTTGCGCCGGTATTTGGACACGATGTTGACTGCTTTGTTCATCGGTTCCTCCGCTTTGTTGGTACTGGTGATCGTCGGGGGCTATATCATGTCCACCATTGCTCTTCGTCCTGTCAGCCGCATCACCAAAACGGTGCGGGAGCTCGATCCGTCACGGATGGAGAGTCGTTTGCAAGTGCCGGACACTTACGATGAAATTGCGGAGCTGTCCCGGACATTCAATGAACTGCTCGATCGGATCTATCAGTTGATCCAAAAACAGAAGCGATTTGTGGCGGATGCCTCACACGAACTGCGCACGCCTGTTTCCGTGATTCGCGGATATACCAACATGCTGAAGCGATGGGGGAAACGGAACGAAGAAGTGACGGAAGAAGCGCTGACCGCGATCGATCAGGAAACGGCGCGCATGGAACAAATGACGGATCGGCTGCTGCGGCTTGCTCGCTTGGAAGGCGATGTAGCCGGTACAGAGAGGGAATTGCTGGATCTGACCGCACTCGTCGCCGAAAGGGTCAAACGATGGCGTCGTTCCTTGCGCAATCATCACATCGGGTGGGATGAAACCACACCGCCTGTCTGGGTGCGCGCCGTCAGGGCAGAGTGGGAAGAGTTGATTGATATTTTACTGGACAACGCGGGTAAATACTCCGAACCCGGCAGTGAGATTACCGTCCGGTTGGAAGCGGGGGAACGGAATGTGCGGCTCATCGTGCGGGACACAGGTGAAGGCATTCCGAAAGAGGAATTGCCCCGGGTCTTTGAACGATTTTACCGGGCGAAACGGACGAGAAGCCGGCATCGCAACGGGAGTGGTTTGGGACTTTCCATCGCCCGTCAAATTGTGGAGGCCCATGAAGGTACGATTCGGATCGACAGCCAGGAAGGAGAAGGAACTGAAGTAAGCGTTTCGATTCCGATTTCTCAGTGA
- the bcp gene encoding thioredoxin-dependent thiol peroxidase translates to MLKEGDRAPDFTLPADNGQQVTLSDFRGDKHVVLYFYPKDNTPGCTQEACDFRDRVTEFADLDTVILGVSLDDVKSHEKFIAKYQLPFRLLADTDAEVSKMYDVYKEKNMFGKKKWGIERSTFIIDKDGRLAKIYRKVKVPGHVDEALRYIREHLSS, encoded by the coding sequence ATGTTGAAAGAAGGAGATAGGGCACCTGATTTCACGCTTCCCGCCGATAACGGTCAACAGGTAACCCTGTCGGATTTCCGGGGTGACAAACATGTCGTCTTGTATTTTTATCCCAAAGACAACACTCCCGGTTGCACGCAGGAAGCGTGTGACTTCCGCGATCGGGTGACGGAATTCGCCGACTTGGACACCGTGATTCTGGGTGTAAGTCTGGATGATGTGAAATCGCATGAGAAATTTATCGCCAAATACCAGCTGCCGTTCCGCTTGCTGGCCGACACGGATGCCGAAGTGTCCAAAATGTATGACGTCTACAAGGAAAAAAACATGTTCGGCAAGAAAAAGTGGGGAATCGAACGTTCCACGTTTATCATCGACAAAGACGGACGGTTGGCCAAAATCTACCGAAAAGTAAAAGTGCCGGGGCACGTGGACGAAGCACTTCGCTATATTCGGGAACATTTGTCTTCGTGA
- a CDS encoding class I SAM-dependent methyltransferase, translated as MSEVSMYAWPDYYDWTSDGLEGDITYYTELAQASGGPVLELGCGTGRCSLAIARAGMEVVGVDLSPEMLKRAREKADAMGLSERTQWVEASMTTFELDRRFPLVIIPYRSFLHLMTVKDQLTALKRIRQHLQQDGMLVLDVFVPSLVELHEIEGKNVHRGTFPIPGTSDCVEVHDITEHDPFRQWVHVIRFYERYDGSGRLVERLRTVFQLRYIFPTELFHLLRLAGFQIVGRYGTFHRGPFDHRSTELIVEAKKMET; from the coding sequence TTGTCGGAAGTCAGTATGTACGCTTGGCCTGACTACTATGATTGGACATCGGACGGCCTGGAAGGCGACATCACGTACTACACCGAGCTGGCACAAGCCAGTGGCGGACCTGTCCTGGAACTGGGGTGTGGCACGGGCAGATGCAGTTTGGCCATTGCCAGGGCGGGGATGGAAGTGGTCGGTGTCGATCTGTCACCGGAAATGCTGAAAAGAGCGCGTGAGAAAGCGGATGCGATGGGATTGAGCGAGCGCACCCAGTGGGTGGAAGCCAGTATGACCACGTTTGAGTTGGATCGGCGTTTTCCGCTGGTGATCATTCCGTATCGCTCTTTCCTCCACCTGATGACGGTCAAGGATCAACTGACCGCATTGAAACGCATCCGTCAACATTTGCAGCAGGATGGCATGCTGGTGTTGGATGTGTTTGTTCCTTCACTGGTGGAGTTACATGAGATTGAAGGAAAAAACGTGCATCGGGGGACTTTTCCGATTCCCGGTACTTCGGATTGTGTAGAGGTGCATGATATTACCGAACACGATCCGTTCCGCCAATGGGTGCATGTCATTCGGTTTTATGAACGTTATGACGGAAGCGGTCGGTTGGTGGAACGCTTGCGTACCGTGTTTCAATTGCGCTACATCTTTCCGACGGAATTGTTCCATCTGCTCCGCTTGGCCGGATTTCAGATCGTGGGCAGATACGGCACGTTTCACCGTGGCCCGTTTGATCACCGAAGCACCGAGCTGATCGTTGAAGCGAAGAAGATGGAAACATAA